The proteins below are encoded in one region of Deinococcus ruber:
- a CDS encoding IclR family transcriptional regulator has product MTDTAAPAVEIATLERPLYLLTFFTPRQTGWTLSALARASSLPKASCLRSIRVLEKYGFLRRDGDTYRLGTRFIELGAFVQDSAPARNIALPYLHQLAQRTGLNVSWAVLQGHEGLYAEVIAAPNTTPPPIHSGQRLSLMQGASAAILMAFAPQEIRQHTFSTVRAVVPSAGRPVTDLDFVDGLARKTWLAVWTELPGRGRIECAAPVFQANGKVVAALAVHGDAATDLDASLLRQRLLQLSHSAEAISRDLGYSHEWQGDTDFFLQMLRGVQRLP; this is encoded by the coding sequence GTGACCGATACCGCTGCCCCAGCTGTAGAAATCGCAACACTTGAACGCCCGCTGTATCTGCTGACGTTTTTTACGCCGCGTCAGACAGGCTGGACGCTCTCGGCACTGGCACGGGCCAGCTCGCTGCCCAAAGCCAGCTGTCTGCGTTCGATCCGGGTCCTCGAAAAGTATGGCTTTCTCCGCCGTGATGGCGACACCTACCGCCTCGGCACCCGCTTCATCGAGCTGGGAGCGTTCGTGCAGGACAGCGCCCCAGCCCGCAATATCGCGTTACCGTATCTGCATCAGCTGGCGCAGCGTACCGGATTGAATGTCTCGTGGGCCGTGCTCCAGGGGCACGAAGGGCTTTACGCTGAAGTAATTGCCGCGCCCAATACCACGCCGCCGCCGATTCATTCCGGGCAGCGTCTGTCCCTGATGCAGGGGGCTTCGGCAGCGATTCTGATGGCTTTTGCGCCTCAGGAGATCCGGCAGCATACCTTTAGCACCGTCCGGGCCGTCGTGCCTTCGGCGGGGCGTCCAGTGACCGATCTGGACTTTGTCGATGGACTGGCCCGCAAGACCTGGCTGGCCGTGTGGACCGAGCTCCCGGGACGTGGACGCATCGAATGTGCAGCCCCGGTTTTCCAGGCGAATGGCAAGGTGGTGGCGGCCCTGGCGGTGCATGGAGACGCGGCAACAGACCTCGACGCGTCTCTGCTTCGTCAGCGCCTGCTGCAACTGAGCCACTCCGCCGAGGCAATTTCACGCGATCTGGGGTATAGCCATGAATGGCAGGGCGATACCGACTTCTTCTTACAGATGCTTCGGGGCGTTCAGCGCCTGCCGTAG
- a CDS encoding M23 family metallopeptidase yields the protein MPEECQPGPASTRPLCWLWAFRARTALFLLSAALSSMVFALPLDVAQVSYPTSAAARAFLSAVAGPAGYRVTQGFGDHKSLKDPETGETIDLYGYGSAGHTGWDIALGQPGKDGTLGAVIHAPFAGTVSTGEQRTAGGAFTGLGRWVKVAAANGESVTFGHLGQFGAFHSGQRVSAGATLGYEGTSGNSTGYHVHVMIRTAAGAVVDPAGAVAGLLSPGTSAPVAAVQGKATPVAPQPAATAVRSTPSAAAITQAEAAVQRAHAQYENARELDALGAVAKQELKRLKDAAAQAETRLAQLKRGVSAQSVAQKPKTPNAQAVLAQAKAAYQASVALYKLGGVSKVEVQNRAKTLALAQAAYQAQRLSTD from the coding sequence ATGCCAGAGGAGTGCCAACCCGGCCCCGCCAGTACCCGTCCACTTTGCTGGCTCTGGGCCTTCCGCGCCCGCACTGCCCTGTTTCTGCTGAGCGCTGCGCTTTCCAGCATGGTTTTTGCGCTGCCGCTGGATGTGGCACAGGTGTCTTATCCGACCAGCGCGGCGGCCCGGGCGTTCCTGTCGGCGGTGGCTGGTCCGGCAGGCTACCGCGTGACGCAGGGCTTCGGAGATCATAAATCGCTGAAAGACCCAGAAACAGGTGAAACGATCGATCTGTATGGCTACGGTTCGGCGGGGCACACCGGCTGGGATATCGCGCTGGGTCAGCCGGGCAAAGACGGCACTCTGGGTGCAGTGATTCACGCCCCATTTGCAGGAACCGTTTCGACGGGCGAGCAGCGCACTGCGGGCGGGGCCTTTACCGGGCTGGGCCGCTGGGTCAAAGTGGCGGCGGCCAACGGTGAAAGTGTGACGTTCGGGCACCTGGGGCAGTTTGGTGCTTTCCACTCCGGACAGCGGGTTTCGGCAGGGGCGACGCTGGGGTATGAAGGAACGAGTGGCAACTCGACCGGGTACCACGTGCACGTCATGATCCGTACAGCCGCTGGTGCCGTCGTCGATCCGGCGGGCGCGGTGGCGGGGCTGCTGTCGCCTGGAACGTCTGCTCCGGTTGCAGCGGTTCAGGGCAAGGCAACTCCGGTTGCGCCGCAGCCTGCTGCCACAGCCGTCAGAAGCACTCCCTCTGCGGCAGCGATCACACAGGCGGAAGCAGCGGTGCAGCGGGCGCACGCGCAGTACGAGAATGCGCGGGAACTGGACGCGCTCGGTGCAGTGGCAAAACAGGAGCTGAAGCGGCTGAAGGACGCGGCGGCACAGGCCGAAACGCGGCTGGCACAGCTGAAGCGCGGCGTATCGGCACAGTCGGTGGCGCAGAAGCCGAAGACGCCGAATGCTCAGGCCGTGCTGGCGCAGGCAAAAGCGGCGTATCAGGCGAGTGTGGCCCTGTACAAGCTGGGCGGCGTTTCTAAGGTGGAAGTCCAGAACCGGGCCAAAACACTGGCGCTGGCTCAGGCGGCCTATCAGGCGCAGCGTCTCTCGACCGATTGA